From a region of the Pseudomonadota bacterium genome:
- a CDS encoding cache domain-containing protein, protein MRNFRITLPPMSIKSRLLIFLVPSILILFGISIIANLKITEKTVLEHTGHEAYYSGLSLVNEMEIYLQSSQEIAEGMALTLEVIPELEDVFIKKLLKINVEQNPYIYGSTISLSPDATGLGNYAPYYYRNGKEIKYKSLSSPYYDYKKWDWFRIPMETGKGSWGEPYYDEGGGNIHMVTYSVPIFRAGRKIGVATADIGLDNLIQKVQSLRVDNSGYALLLSDHHYIIAHPDKRLLLKKLSPDRTEGFKKGALKELYELMNAEGIVSSTIIDPFTGKESWIIAMPIKSAKWTLGIVYPYNEILRPVFNVQYVLGVFSLVIAALMVILILWISASIASPVSNLVKQTRHYAEGDFDYRLDEAGGFKEIQELSYAFNIMGEAIDKKIEELRDTQKEIVFRLARAAEYRDNDTGMHIKRMSHYCAVLGRAFGLNDEECDILLHASSMHDIGKIGIADAILLKKGKLEPDEWRTMQTHVQIGEVILSGGNSRLIQMAQIIASTHHEHWDGSGYPRGIKGEEIPITGRITCICDVFDSLTSERPYKNAWTVEEALNEIKINSGKIFDPYMVELFIRILPDIIDIKDKFIG, encoded by the coding sequence GTGAGAAATTTCAGGATTACCTTACCGCCCATGAGTATAAAATCAAGGCTTTTAATTTTCCTTGTTCCTTCGATACTTATTTTGTTCGGTATATCAATAATTGCCAATCTTAAAATTACTGAGAAAACTGTCCTTGAGCATACGGGACATGAAGCGTATTATTCCGGACTTTCTCTTGTCAATGAAATGGAAATCTATTTACAATCCTCACAAGAGATTGCCGAAGGCATGGCGCTTACACTTGAGGTTATTCCGGAGTTGGAGGATGTTTTTATTAAAAAGCTATTAAAGATTAATGTTGAACAAAATCCCTATATTTATGGGTCGACTATATCATTGTCTCCCGATGCGACCGGACTTGGAAATTATGCTCCTTATTATTATAGAAACGGAAAAGAGATCAAATATAAATCATTGAGTTCCCCGTATTACGACTACAAAAAATGGGATTGGTTCAGAATACCGATGGAGACGGGCAAAGGTTCATGGGGAGAGCCGTATTACGATGAAGGCGGTGGGAATATACATATGGTTACCTATTCTGTCCCGATTTTCAGGGCCGGCAGAAAGATAGGCGTTGCAACAGCGGATATCGGCCTTGATAATTTGATACAAAAGGTGCAATCGTTAAGAGTCGATAACTCCGGCTATGCCTTGCTTCTCAGCGATCACCATTACATTATTGCCCATCCGGACAAAAGACTTTTATTAAAGAAATTATCGCCTGACCGTACAGAAGGTTTTAAGAAAGGAGCTTTGAAAGAACTTTACGAGCTTATGAATGCAGAGGGGATAGTCTCTTCAACAATTATAGACCCTTTCACAGGTAAAGAGTCCTGGATTATTGCTATGCCCATAAAATCCGCCAAATGGACGCTTGGAATTGTTTATCCCTATAATGAAATCTTGCGTCCTGTTTTTAACGTTCAGTATGTGCTGGGGGTCTTTTCTTTAGTGATTGCAGCGCTTATGGTTATTTTAATATTGTGGATATCTGCATCGATTGCCTCCCCTGTCTCGAACCTTGTAAAACAGACAAGGCATTATGCTGAAGGCGACTTTGACTACAGACTGGACGAGGCCGGGGGTTTTAAGGAAATCCAGGAACTCTCATATGCTTTCAATATTATGGGAGAGGCAATAGACAAGAAAATTGAAGAATTACGTGATACGCAGAAAGAAATCGTTTTTCGCCTTGCCCGTGCTGCCGAATATCGTGACAATGATACCGGCATGCACATAAAACGTATGAGCCATTATTGCGCCGTATTAGGGAGGGCATTCGGATTGAATGACGAGGAATGTGATATATTGCTTCATGCAAGCTCCATGCATGATATCGGTAAAATAGGTATTGCTGACGCTATACTTCTAAAAAAAGGGAAGCTTGAACCCGATGAGTGGAGAACGATGCAAACTCACGTTCAAATTGGCGAAGTAATCCTGTCAGGCGGAAATTCAAGGTTAATTCAGATGGCACAGATTATTGCTTCGACTCACCATGAACATTGGGATGGATCGGGCTATCCGAGAGGAATTAAGGGAGAAGAAATCCCGATAACCGGCAGGATTACCTGTATCTGTGATGTTTTTGACAGCCTTACATCGGAACGTCCTTATAAAAATGCCTGGACAGTCGAAGAGGCATTGAATGAAATTAAGATAAACAGCGGTAAAATATTTGACCCTTATATGGTTGAATTGTTTATACGTATATTGCCGGATATCATTGATATTAAGGATAAGTTTATCGGATAA
- the rplC gene encoding 50S ribosomal protein L3 — MGIGLLGKKIGMSQIFLEDGSVVPVTVIKAGPCVVIQKKTEDKEGYNALQVGFDEITKAKLVKKPLKGHFSKANVSPMSFIREFRINAEESEANDPGSQIMIDMFEKGEYVDVTGTSKGKGFAGVMKRHGFAGAPASHGTHEYFRHGGSIGQNMTPGRTMRGMKMPGHMGNRRVTVQNLKVVEVRGDTNVLMIEGAVPGPTNGYVIIRKAVKKAKQF, encoded by the coding sequence ATGGGAATTGGACTTCTCGGAAAAAAAATTGGAATGTCGCAGATATTCCTTGAAGATGGCAGTGTAGTGCCTGTTACGGTTATTAAGGCAGGTCCCTGCGTTGTAATTCAAAAGAAGACAGAGGACAAGGAAGGATATAATGCCCTCCAAGTTGGCTTTGATGAAATTACAAAGGCAAAGCTTGTTAAAAAGCCCCTGAAAGGACATTTCAGCAAAGCTAACGTATCTCCCATGTCATTTATCAGAGAATTCAGGATAAATGCAGAAGAGAGCGAAGCAAACGATCCTGGTTCGCAAATCATGATTGATATGTTTGAAAAAGGTGAGTATGTGGATGTTACGGGCACGTCAAAAGGAAAAGGTTTTGCAGGTGTAATGAAAAGGCATGGTTTTGCCGGTGCACCCGCTTCTCACGGTACACATGAATATTTCAGGCATGGCGGTTCCATCGGGCAAAATATGACCCCCGGCAGGACGATGAGGGGCATGAAGATGCCCGGGCATATGGGAAACAGAAGGGTTACCGTTCAAAATCTTAAGGTTGTGGAAGTAAGGGGCGATACGAATGTTCTTATGATTGAAGGGGCTGTCCCGGGGCCAACCAACGGATACGTGATAATCAGGAAAGCGGTAAAAAAAGCAAAACAGTTTTGA
- a CDS encoding 6-carboxytetrahydropterin synthase, whose amino-acid sequence MFTLCVKDTFSAAHRIEDYNGQCEALHGHNFLVEVLFTGENLGKGGMLVDFKILKNYLKNILETLDHRYINEIPFFMERSGSSEYLSMYIFNELKKLLKEKEITLKEVRVWESEKTYAAYCE is encoded by the coding sequence ATGTTTACTCTATGTGTGAAGGATACATTCTCTGCTGCTCACAGGATAGAAGACTATAACGGACAGTGCGAAGCGCTGCATGGCCATAATTTCCTGGTTGAGGTGCTGTTTACAGGAGAAAATCTGGGTAAAGGCGGGATGTTGGTAGATTTTAAAATCCTGAAAAACTATTTGAAAAATATCCTGGAGACCCTTGATCATCGTTATATAAACGAAATACCTTTTTTTATGGAGAGATCGGGCTCTTCCGAGTATTTATCTATGTATATATTTAATGAATTAAAAAAACTGCTTAAAGAAAAAGAGATAACATTGAAAGAAGTAAGGGTATGGGAATCGGAGAAGACATATGCAGCATACTGCGAATAA
- the folE2 gene encoding GTP cyclohydrolase FolE2 — protein MIDVQNMYDFRQIEIDKVGVKNVKYPIVVLDKANGFQHTIATIDMYVNLPHNYKGTHMSRFVEILHENKSMINMKNFPGILREMKDRLNAEAAHLVVRFPYFVKKEAPVTKTQGYLEYQCGFVGHMDGSGEMKEFIVSASVPVNTLCPCSQEISEYGAHNQRGIVKTDVRFRRFFWLEDLINIIERSASSDIYSILKREDEKFVTEKAFANPKFVEDVVRGIAQILENDGNFTWFSIEAENFESIHNHSAYACLERKSKGGSI, from the coding sequence ATGATTGATGTTCAGAACATGTATGATTTCCGCCAGATTGAGATCGACAAGGTCGGCGTAAAGAATGTAAAATACCCGATTGTAGTGCTTGACAAGGCAAACGGTTTTCAGCATACAATTGCTACAATAGATATGTATGTTAATCTTCCACATAATTACAAAGGTACACACATGAGCAGGTTTGTCGAAATCCTGCACGAAAACAAAAGTATGATAAATATGAAAAATTTCCCCGGTATCTTAAGGGAGATGAAAGACCGGCTGAACGCGGAAGCCGCACATCTTGTAGTGAGATTCCCTTATTTTGTTAAAAAAGAGGCCCCTGTTACAAAGACCCAGGGTTATCTTGAATATCAATGTGGTTTTGTCGGGCATATGGACGGTTCCGGGGAGATGAAGGAGTTTATAGTTTCAGCCTCTGTTCCTGTGAATACGCTCTGTCCCTGTTCGCAGGAAATAAGTGAATATGGAGCTCATAACCAGAGGGGCATTGTAAAGACAGATGTCAGGTTCAGGAGGTTTTTCTGGCTGGAGGATTTGATAAATATTATTGAGAGAAGTGCAAGTAGCGATATATATTCAATACTGAAAAGGGAGGACGAAAAATTTGTAACGGAAAAGGCTTTTGCCAACCCGAAATTTGTGGAGGATGTTGTAAGGGGTATTGCCCAAATACTGGAAAACGATGGAAATTTTACATGGTTTTCCATTGAAGCGGAAAATTTTGAGAGCATCCATAACCACAGTGCCTACGCGTGTCTTGAAAGAAAAAGCAAAGGAGGGAGTATATGA
- the yqeC gene encoding selenium cofactor biosynthesis protein YqeC, which yields MWNFRKIDLIRAVSAQKYIAFTGSGGKTSLMEYIGGEFLKQGRTVAITTTTKIFAKKPYLLLEESSDALSGIPFIRVGKNIKNGKLTAVRFEDIEMLGNVYDVVLIEADGAKGMPIKFPASHEPVIPPFCEKVIVLCGLDAFYMRVNEMVFRWKLFCEATGITGDTLITRQVFLRFFAGDALLKGVDIEKCMIVLNKYDALGARKEATETGKEIIAQTGVKELIISSILFKVFYEIEVFNP from the coding sequence ATGTGGAATTTTAGAAAAATTGATTTAATAAGAGCGGTATCAGCGCAAAAATATATTGCCTTTACAGGTTCCGGCGGCAAAACGAGTCTCATGGAGTACATTGGCGGCGAATTTCTCAAGCAGGGCCGTACTGTAGCAATTACGACGACAACAAAGATTTTTGCAAAAAAGCCTTATCTATTGCTTGAAGAAAGTTCTGATGCACTATCGGGCATTCCTTTTATAAGAGTTGGTAAGAATATTAAAAACGGAAAGCTTACGGCAGTAAGGTTTGAAGATATTGAAATGCTTGGCAACGTATACGACGTTGTTCTTATTGAGGCAGACGGAGCGAAGGGTATGCCCATCAAGTTTCCGGCGAGCCATGAGCCTGTCATACCGCCTTTTTGTGAAAAAGTTATTGTTTTATGTGGACTTGATGCGTTTTACATGAGGGTTAACGAAATGGTATTCAGGTGGAAGCTCTTTTGCGAAGCAACCGGGATAACCGGTGATACCCTGATTACCCGGCAGGTTTTTCTGCGGTTTTTTGCCGGTGATGCCCTTTTAAAAGGTGTTGATATTGAAAAATGTATGATTGTTTTAAATAAATACGATGCTTTGGGCGCAAGGAAAGAAGCCACTGAAACAGGAAAGGAGATAATTGCCCAAACAGGTGTTAAGGAGTTGATAATATCGAGCATCTTATTCAAGGTTTTTTATGAAATTGAAGTCTTTAATCCGTAG
- a CDS encoding Xaa-Pro peptidase family protein, with amino-acid sequence MRENRIEKVHNLIYEKDLDACVIRGMDNIFYLTGFKGSEGTLVITKGDVLLITDFRYVTYANEVTKDVKIVELMSKKNVLSEICEKYVIRRMGFDSYHTMYKIYSMWKDTITNTEFIPLENEIEEIRQCKDPEEIDAIIKAVDISTNAFIEVFEKICSDKTEKEIADELEYTMRRMGADCPSFDTIVASGARAALPHAVPTNKKIKEGETIIIDFGSCVDGYCSDETCTILIGQVNGKIKEIFKIVNDARELGIEKARAGMSTKDLDMIVRGVIDDAGYGKFFGHGVGHGVGVAVHEAPSINSTGEGILEENMVITIEPGIYLPALGGVRLEDMLLITDNGTKVLTHIRKDMLQISI; translated from the coding sequence ATGAGAGAAAACAGGATCGAAAAAGTTCATAATTTAATTTACGAAAAAGATTTAGACGCATGCGTCATAAGAGGTATGGATAACATATTTTACCTCACGGGGTTCAAGGGATCCGAAGGCACCCTTGTTATTACGAAAGGCGATGTATTACTTATCACGGATTTCAGATATGTTACCTATGCAAATGAAGTAACAAAGGATGTAAAAATAGTAGAGCTTATGAGCAAGAAAAACGTGCTTTCAGAGATATGCGAGAAATATGTGATCAGGCGTATGGGATTCGATAGCTATCATACTATGTATAAAATATATAGTATGTGGAAAGATACTATCACTAACACTGAATTTATTCCTCTGGAAAATGAAATTGAGGAAATAAGACAATGCAAGGACCCTGAAGAAATTGATGCAATAATAAAAGCCGTTGATATTTCAACGAATGCATTTATAGAGGTTTTTGAAAAAATTTGCTCTGACAAAACGGAGAAAGAGATTGCCGATGAACTTGAATATACGATGAGGCGAATGGGAGCAGATTGCCCTTCTTTTGATACTATCGTGGCTTCAGGCGCAAGGGCGGCCCTTCCACATGCTGTTCCGACAAACAAGAAGATAAAGGAAGGGGAAACGATCATCATAGATTTCGGCTCATGTGTAGATGGCTATTGCAGCGATGAGACCTGTACGATATTAATAGGGCAGGTTAATGGAAAAATTAAAGAGATTTTCAAAATAGTTAATGATGCACGGGAACTTGGAATTGAAAAGGCGAGAGCCGGAATGTCTACCAAGGATCTGGATATGATTGTCAGAGGCGTTATAGATGATGCAGGCTATGGGAAATTTTTTGGGCATGGTGTAGGTCACGGCGTCGGAGTTGCCGTTCATGAAGCCCCTTCTATTAACAGCACAGGAGAAGGGATACTGGAAGAAAATATGGTGATTACAATTGAGCCGGGTATTTATTTACCTGCACTGGGTGGTGTCAGGCTTGAAGATATGCTCCTTATTACAGACAATGGAACCAAGGTGCTCACACATATCAGGAAGGATATGCTGCAAATTAGTATATAG
- the efp gene encoding elongation factor P, with protein sequence MFASTAEFRKGLRILMDNEPFVIVEFQHVKPGKGGAFVRTRIKSLISGNVLDRTFRSGDKVELPELEEKDMQFLYKESDKYYFMDTNTYDQLFIDEEQLGDAKNYLKEGLVIEVLIYQGRTIGVEIQNFVSLLITSTEPGAKGDTAQNATKPALLETGYTIQVPLFVDEGDVVKIDTRNGQYIERVK encoded by the coding sequence ATGTTTGCTTCAACAGCAGAGTTCAGAAAAGGGTTAAGGATTCTAATGGATAATGAGCCATTTGTTATAGTTGAGTTCCAGCATGTAAAACCTGGCAAGGGAGGCGCATTTGTCAGAACACGAATAAAAAGCCTTATCAGCGGGAATGTGCTTGACAGGACTTTTCGCTCCGGAGATAAGGTTGAGTTGCCCGAACTGGAAGAAAAGGATATGCAGTTCCTCTATAAAGAGAGCGACAAATACTATTTTATGGATACGAATACCTATGATCAGTTATTCATCGATGAGGAGCAACTGGGTGATGCAAAAAATTATCTCAAAGAGGGACTGGTAATTGAAGTCCTCATATATCAGGGCAGAACAATCGGCGTGGAGATTCAGAACTTTGTAAGCCTTTTGATAACCAGTACAGAACCCGGTGCAAAAGGGGATACCGCTCAGAATGCAACAAAACCTGCATTGCTTGAGACAGGTTATACGATCCAGGTCCCGCTTTTTGTGGACGAAGGCGATGTGGTAAAGATAGATACGAGAAATGGTCAATATATAGAAAGGGTAAAATAG
- the tmk gene encoding dTMP kinase, with protein sequence MLITFEGVDGSGKTTQVDLLYNYLMDKGYKTLKTREPGGTAFGEALRKSLLQHDIHVFPLSELLVLMAMRAQHVEELIGPALQDGKIVICDRFTDATYAYQGYGRGMDQGIILTLNRLVTKGIRPNLTVLLDCKVEEGFKRKVERDFLMDRFEKEALSFHNKVKAAYAKLSEEEPERFFVVNGSAEVEEVQKKIRDKVGKLLKSYGI encoded by the coding sequence ATGCTGATAACGTTTGAAGGAGTAGATGGTAGCGGCAAGACAACCCAGGTAGATCTTCTGTATAATTATCTTATGGATAAAGGGTACAAAACGTTAAAAACACGGGAACCCGGAGGTACTGCCTTCGGTGAGGCTTTGAGAAAGTCTCTCTTGCAGCATGATATCCATGTGTTCCCGCTTTCAGAGCTTCTTGTGCTTATGGCCATGAGAGCCCAGCACGTGGAGGAGCTGATCGGGCCGGCTCTTCAGGATGGAAAGATCGTTATATGTGACAGGTTTACTGATGCAACGTATGCATATCAAGGGTATGGAAGGGGCATGGACCAGGGGATTATCCTGACCCTGAACAGACTTGTTACAAAAGGGATAAGACCAAACCTTACGGTACTTCTCGATTGTAAGGTTGAGGAAGGATTTAAGAGAAAGGTGGAACGAGATTTTTTGATGGATCGGTTTGAAAAAGAAGCGCTTTCTTTTCACAATAAAGTTAAAGCAGCATATGCTAAGCTTTCAGAAGAAGAGCCCGAGAGATTTTTTGTAGTCAACGGCAGCGCAGAGGTTGAAGAGGTGCAAAAAAAGATAAGGGATAAAGTAGGAAAACTTTTAAAAAGTTATGGGATTTAA
- the holB gene encoding DNA polymerase III subunit delta' yields MGFNEIIGHEKQKQMFLAILKRERLPHAFLFTGQEGIGKKKTAKEFAKHILCEKHNNCGVCRPCIKVERDIHPDVLIIENEDTIGIEQSRTIGREVYEYPYEGDKRIILIDRADAMTHEATNALLKTLEEPPLFNIFFLITSSERDVPLTIRSRCARVGFSPLSRERLQQYFINTASMDEGKAKLLSHVSQGSIGCGLFWMEKDHLLLRHKLAELIMGKDRSFIHTTLMSERISKSHRELTMFLSFLLSFFRDISVMSEYRDTSKVINRDMFELLKAESVDTRWIEASVRRIQETFGMLRYNINKLLAIETMLLDIMEQK; encoded by the coding sequence ATGGGATTTAATGAGATTATCGGTCACGAGAAGCAGAAACAGATGTTCCTGGCTATCCTGAAAAGGGAGAGGTTGCCCCATGCTTTTTTATTTACCGGTCAGGAAGGCATAGGGAAAAAGAAGACAGCAAAGGAATTTGCAAAGCATATTCTATGTGAAAAACATAATAACTGTGGCGTATGCCGTCCTTGCATCAAGGTCGAGCGTGATATACACCCCGATGTTTTAATCATTGAAAACGAAGATACCATAGGGATAGAACAATCAAGAACAATCGGCAGGGAGGTTTATGAGTATCCTTATGAGGGCGACAAAAGAATAATCTTGATTGACAGAGCCGATGCAATGACTCATGAGGCTACAAACGCCCTTCTTAAGACCCTTGAAGAACCTCCTCTGTTCAACATTTTTTTTCTTATTACATCCTCGGAAAGGGATGTTCCTTTAACTATACGGTCACGTTGTGCAAGAGTAGGTTTCAGTCCGCTCTCGAGGGAGCGCCTGCAACAGTACTTTATAAATACTGCAAGCATGGATGAAGGGAAGGCCAAGTTGTTATCTCACGTTTCTCAGGGGAGTATCGGGTGCGGACTTTTCTGGATGGAGAAAGATCACCTTTTGTTGAGGCATAAGCTTGCGGAGTTAATTATGGGAAAAGACAGAAGCTTTATACATACGACCTTGATGTCGGAAAGGATAAGCAAAAGTCATAGAGAATTGACGATGTTTTTGTCATTCCTGCTTTCCTTTTTCAGAGACATATCTGTTATGAGTGAATACCGGGATACATCTAAGGTGATCAACAGGGATATGTTTGAACTCCTCAAAGCTGAATCCGTGGATACAAGGTGGATTGAGGCTTCGGTCAGAAGAATTCAGGAAACTTTCGGTATGTTGAGGTATAATATAAACAAGCTTCTTGCTATTGAAACGATGTTATTGGATATAATGGAGCAGAAATGA